One region of Miscanthus floridulus cultivar M001 chromosome 19, ASM1932011v1, whole genome shotgun sequence genomic DNA includes:
- the LOC136525328 gene encoding probable allantoate deiminase isoform X1 produces MAPSSSRPLRQRQRPSPLHILLASIAALLTSLPVAATADGLPELGGGDGLYREILRDETVLRLKELGKISDGEGYLERTFLSPASIRATAVIISWMKDAGLTTWVDQMGNIHGRFELTNSTKEALLIGSHMDTVVDAGMYDGSLGIICAISALKVLKVTGKLQRLTRPVEVIAFSDEEGVRFQTTFLGSAAVAGTLPESILQVSDKSGTTVQDVLKMNSFEATSTAISQAKYNPESVGSYVEVHLEQGPVLEALRYPLGVVKGIAGQTRLKVIVDGSQGHAGTVPMKLRRDPMVAAAELVVTLERLCKEPNKLLTYDEECSCFTEESLAGLVCTVGELNTWPSASNVIPGQVNFTVDIRAMDDQVRETIVTSFSRLVLQKCDDRLVDCKVEHKHSAAATHCDPELTSQLKRAARSTVSAMPGRTVGAAGETPVLMSGAGHDAMAMARLTKIGMLFVRCRGGISHSPEEWVMDDDVWAAGLALFNFIDQNVLAVSEEELEAGQNAVAVS; encoded by the exons ATGGCTCCTTCCTCCTCCCGCCCCctgcgccagcgccagcgcccgTCTCCCCTCCACATCCTCCTCGCCTCCATCGCCGCCCTCCTCACCTCGCTTCCAGTCGCGGCCACCGCCG ATGGGCTGCCGGAGCTGGGAGGAGGAGACGGCCTGTACCGGGAGATTCTCAGGGACGAGACCGTGCTGAGGCTCAAGGAGCTGGGCAAG ATATCTGATGGGGAGGGCTACCTTGAAAGGACGTTTCTGAGTCCAGCTTCTATCAGAGCCACTGCTGTCATCATCAGCTGGATGAAAGATGCTGGACTTACGAC GTGGGTTGATCAAATGGGGAATATTCACGGTCGATTTGAGCTGACAAATTCTACCAAAGAGGCCTTATTGATTGGATCTCATATG GATACTGTCGTTGATGCTGGGATGTATGATGGATCTTTGGGTATTATTTGTGCAATCTCAGCACTGAAGGTTTTGAAAGTTACTGGGAAACTCCAGAGGCTAACGAGACCAGTGGAG GTCATTGCATTCAGCGATGAGGAGGGCGTCAGATTCCAGACAACTTTTCTGGGAAGCGCTGCTGTAGCTGGTACACTACCTGAATCAATTTTACAAGTATCAGACAAGAG TGGTACTACAGTACAAGATGTTCTGAAAATGAATTCTTTTGAGGCTACCTCTACTGCTATTAGTCAAGCCAAGTACAACCCAGAGTCTGTGGGGAGTTATGTCGAg GTACACCTGGAGCAAGGCCCTGTCCTGGAAGCCCTTCGTTATCCACTTGGTGTTGTAAAAGGAATTGCAGGACAGACACGATTAAAG gTAATAGTAGATGGTTCGCAAGGGCATGCTGGCACAGTTCCAATGAAATTGCGCCGTGATCCGATGGTTGCAGCCGCAGAGCTTGTTGTGACTCTGGAGCGCCTCTGCAAAGAGCCCAACAAGTTGCTGACCTACGACGAGGAGTGCAGCTGCTTCACCGAGGAATCCCTGGCCGGCCTGGTGTGCACCGTCGGCGAGCTGAATACGTGGCCAAGCGCGAGCAACGTGATTCCAGGCCAG GTGAACTTCACGGTGGACATCCGCGCGATGGACGACCAAGTGAGGGAGACTATCGTCACGAGCTTCTCGAGGCTGGTTCTCCAGAAATGCGACGACAGACTGGTCGATTGCAAAGTCGAGCATAAG CACTCGGCGGCGGCGACGCACTGTGACCCGGAGCTAACGTCCCAGCTGAAGCGCGCGGCGCGGTCGACCGTGTCGGCGATGCCGGGGCGCACCGTGGGGGCGGCCGGCGAGACGCCCGTGCTGATGAGCGGCGCGGGGCACGACGCGATGGCGATGGCCAGGCTCACCAAG ATCGGGATGCTGTTCGTGCGGTGCCGCGGCGGCATCAGCCACTCGCCGGAGGAGTGGGTGATGGACGACGACGTGTGGGCCGCGGGGCTCGCGCTGTTCAACTTCATCGACCAGAACGTTCTGGCGGTGTCGGAAGAAGAACTGGAGGCCGGGCAGAACGCGGTGGCAGTGTCGTGA
- the LOC136525328 gene encoding probable allantoate deiminase isoform X2: MKDAGLTTWVDQMGNIHGRFELTNSTKEALLIGSHMDTVVDAGMYDGSLGIICAISALKVLKVTGKLQRLTRPVEVIAFSDEEGVRFQTTFLGSAAVAGTLPESILQVSDKSGTTVQDVLKMNSFEATSTAISQAKYNPESVGSYVEVHLEQGPVLEALRYPLGVVKGIAGQTRLKVIVDGSQGHAGTVPMKLRRDPMVAAAELVVTLERLCKEPNKLLTYDEECSCFTEESLAGLVCTVGELNTWPSASNVIPGQVNFTVDIRAMDDQVRETIVTSFSRLVLQKCDDRLVDCKVEHKHSAAATHCDPELTSQLKRAARSTVSAMPGRTVGAAGETPVLMSGAGHDAMAMARLTKIGMLFVRCRGGISHSPEEWVMDDDVWAAGLALFNFIDQNVLAVSEEELEAGQNAVAVS, translated from the exons ATGAAAGATGCTGGACTTACGAC GTGGGTTGATCAAATGGGGAATATTCACGGTCGATTTGAGCTGACAAATTCTACCAAAGAGGCCTTATTGATTGGATCTCATATG GATACTGTCGTTGATGCTGGGATGTATGATGGATCTTTGGGTATTATTTGTGCAATCTCAGCACTGAAGGTTTTGAAAGTTACTGGGAAACTCCAGAGGCTAACGAGACCAGTGGAG GTCATTGCATTCAGCGATGAGGAGGGCGTCAGATTCCAGACAACTTTTCTGGGAAGCGCTGCTGTAGCTGGTACACTACCTGAATCAATTTTACAAGTATCAGACAAGAG TGGTACTACAGTACAAGATGTTCTGAAAATGAATTCTTTTGAGGCTACCTCTACTGCTATTAGTCAAGCCAAGTACAACCCAGAGTCTGTGGGGAGTTATGTCGAg GTACACCTGGAGCAAGGCCCTGTCCTGGAAGCCCTTCGTTATCCACTTGGTGTTGTAAAAGGAATTGCAGGACAGACACGATTAAAG gTAATAGTAGATGGTTCGCAAGGGCATGCTGGCACAGTTCCAATGAAATTGCGCCGTGATCCGATGGTTGCAGCCGCAGAGCTTGTTGTGACTCTGGAGCGCCTCTGCAAAGAGCCCAACAAGTTGCTGACCTACGACGAGGAGTGCAGCTGCTTCACCGAGGAATCCCTGGCCGGCCTGGTGTGCACCGTCGGCGAGCTGAATACGTGGCCAAGCGCGAGCAACGTGATTCCAGGCCAG GTGAACTTCACGGTGGACATCCGCGCGATGGACGACCAAGTGAGGGAGACTATCGTCACGAGCTTCTCGAGGCTGGTTCTCCAGAAATGCGACGACAGACTGGTCGATTGCAAAGTCGAGCATAAG CACTCGGCGGCGGCGACGCACTGTGACCCGGAGCTAACGTCCCAGCTGAAGCGCGCGGCGCGGTCGACCGTGTCGGCGATGCCGGGGCGCACCGTGGGGGCGGCCGGCGAGACGCCCGTGCTGATGAGCGGCGCGGGGCACGACGCGATGGCGATGGCCAGGCTCACCAAG ATCGGGATGCTGTTCGTGCGGTGCCGCGGCGGCATCAGCCACTCGCCGGAGGAGTGGGTGATGGACGACGACGTGTGGGCCGCGGGGCTCGCGCTGTTCAACTTCATCGACCAGAACGTTCTGGCGGTGTCGGAAGAAGAACTGGAGGCCGGGCAGAACGCGGTGGCAGTGTCGTGA